Below is a window of Gemmatimonas sp. UBA7669 DNA.
GACCATGCTGCGGCATGCGCTCATGCTGTCGCATCGGCCGGTGACGCTGCCGCAACTGGCGCGCGCGCTGCGCATGCACGAACGCACCCTGCGCAAGCATTGCGAGGCGCATGGCATCCCGTCACCGCAGCATGTGATCGGCTGGGCACGCTGTCTGATGGTGGCCTGGTATCTCGAGGAACCGGGGCGCAGCATGCAGAGCATCGCCGATGTGCTGGGCTTCTCGTCGCCAGCCATGATGGCCAACCATGTGCGTCGCTACACGCGTCGCACACCAAGTGACCTGCGGGCGCACGGGGCCGTGCGTGCGGTCACGCGTCTGCTCGAGGCGCAACTGGCTGAGACTACGGTGCCCGATGTCCTGCCGGTGGAAACCGCCCGCGCCTCGGGCGACGACCTCACGCGGCCGCGGCTGCGATTGCTCTGACGGTGGGAAAAAGAAACTGGGCTCTTCCGGAGGCGATCGACTCCTCTGCGTTCTCTGCCGTTCTCTTGCAGTTCTCTGCGTGAGCTGTTGACGATCCGGCTTCTGCACCGAAACCTGTTGCTAAAGCGAGATCGCTAACAGCTCACGCGAAGAACTGCCAGAGAGCCGCGGAGAACGCAGAGGAACGGATCGTTCTTGATGGAACCGCATGGTGGATCTTCATTTTTGATCCGTGTGGTTTCCGCCCAATCCGCGTCATCCGCGACAAAGCCGTTGAACCCAGACGGCTGTTCTCTGCGGTCTCTGCGGTCTCTGCGTCCTCAAACTCTGAAGAGCCACTACGGTGTCTTCACTTTCTCCTTGGTGAGATACTGCCGCCCCAGCCATCCAGCCAGCGCCAGCCAGGCCAGGGACAGCGGCACCATGGAGAACGCCAGGCCGGACAGTCCGAGTCCGAACACGCCCATCCAGGTATAGGACCAGGCGCCCACCTGATCGCCGAGTCGATACACGAAGGTGTCGCTGAAGTTCTTGGCCTTGTACTTGTCGGAGCGCCCGAGCACGGTGAAGAGGGCTTCGCGGGCTGGACGTTGAATGGCAAAGTTGCCGGCACGACGGGCCACCTGGAACACGATCAGCACCGCCAGCGTGGGCGCAAAACCCATCACGCCAAAGCCGATGAGCGTGACCAGCGGCAGGAAGGCCAGTGCAGCGCCGACTCCCAGCCACTTGATGAAGCGGCCGGTCACGAACAACTGCGCCAGCAGCGTGAGCGCGTTGACGGCAATGTCCATGGCGCCAAACACCTGCGTGCGCGCTGCGCGATCTTCGCCAAACGTGCGAGCCACCACGTCCACCTGCTGGAAGTACAGGAAGGTGCTGGAGATGGTGTAGAACAGAATGAGCGAGGCGATACCGAGGAGGTACGGCGACGACAGGATGTGCTTGATGCCGTCCAGCATGCCGCCACCGATGACGGCCTCTGACGAGGCGGGGGCGGGTGCACCGGCCGTGGTGGTCGACGGCGCACCGACCTCGGACGCGGGGTCTGTCCCGTCATCGCTGAGCCGCATGGCTGCTTCGGCCTTGTCGAGCACATGCGAGGCGCGCACCGCTAGCTCGAGAATGAGCGCCGAAACCAGCATGAGATTGAGCGGACCCATGAGGCCCACCAACCCGGTGGTGATGCTGGCGCCCAGCATGGCGCCCACCGTACCGCCCACCGCCACCACGCCAAAGAGTCGCTTGCCCTGACCCGGGCGGAACACGTCGGTGAGCAGCGACCAGAACACCGATACAACGAACAGGTTGAAGATGCTGGTCCAGATGAAGAACACGCGGCCCACCCACACGGCCTGCGATGCGTCGACGGCGCGGAAGATCAGGTAGAACACCACCAGATTCAGAATGAAGAACCGGTAGGTCCACCCAATGAACTGCCGCCGCCTCAGCTTCGATACGAGCGACGTGTAGAGCGGGTGCACGAGCAGCATGCCCACCATGGTGCCAGTGAACAGCCAGGCCAGATTCTCGGCGCCACTGGCCGCGCCCATGTCGTCGCGAATGGGGCGGATGACGTAGTAGGCGCAGAGCACGAGGAAGTAATACGTCGTGGCCCACACCAGCACCGCGCCTTCTCCCGGGCGTGCGCCGACGCTGGCGCGCAGCCGCGCCAGCAGTCCTGTTTCAGCGTTCATGAATGGTCAGGTCGGGGACGCAGTCGTGAATCAGCGCCGCGCAGGCGGCAGGGCATCCACGAACTTGATGATCTGTTCACGCTGGGCCGCTGTGGGCAACTTGCCGATGCCGCCGCCGATGTTGTCGATCATGTTCGTCGCCTTGCTGGTCGCCGGCGTGATGGCGGTGACCGCCGGATGCGCGAGGATGAACTTGAGGAAGAACTGCGCATAGGTGGCCGCGCCAAACTCCTTGGCGAACTCGGGCACGGGCGTGTTGGCGGCGCGACTGAACAGGCTGGTGCGACCGAACGGCGCGTACACGAGCACGCCAATCTTCCGTTCCTGTGCGAGCGGCAGAATCTTGTCCTCCACACCGCGGTTGTCGGCCGCGTAGTCGATGCCGATGAAATCCAGCGGCTCATTGCGCATCACGCTTTCCAGCAGACCATACTGACTGTCACTGGTGGTGGTGATGCCCACATAGCGCACCTTGCCGGCCTTCTTGTACTCCTGCAGCACACCAAGCTGCGTTGGCGGATCGGCCATGTTGTGCACCTGGATGAGGTCGATCTTCGCCCGCTTGAAGCGCGCGAACGACTGCTCGACCTGCGCCTTGGCCGCCGCCACATCGGCTGTTCCCCCACCGCGGCCGGCCACATTGAGCTTGGTGGCCCAGAACATCTTGTTGGCAATGCCCATCTCGTTGACCAGCTTGCCGGCCACCTCTTCGGAGGCGCCATACGATGGCGCCGTGTCAAACACACTGGCCCCGCGATCGGTCATGGCCTTGAACACTTCACGTAGTGCGGTCACATCCTCGCTGCGCGCCACGGAAGAGAATGTGGCGGAACTCCCGAGGCCGATCACGGGGATCTTCTCGCCCGTCGAGGGAATGGCGCGCTGGATGAGCTGCCCCTGCGCCAGCGCGTCGAGCAATCGGGGGGTGAGGCTCAGCGT
It encodes the following:
- a CDS encoding NTP/NDP exchange transporter, with product MNAETGLLARLRASVGARPGEGAVLVWATTYYFLVLCAYYVIRPIRDDMGAASGAENLAWLFTGTMVGMLLVHPLYTSLVSKLRRRQFIGWTYRFFILNLVVFYLIFRAVDASQAVWVGRVFFIWTSIFNLFVVSVFWSLLTDVFRPGQGKRLFGVVAVGGTVGAMLGASITTGLVGLMGPLNLMLVSALILELAVRASHVLDKAEAAMRLSDDGTDPASEVGAPSTTTAGAPAPASSEAVIGGGMLDGIKHILSSPYLLGIASLILFYTISSTFLYFQQVDVVARTFGEDRAARTQVFGAMDIAVNALTLLAQLFVTGRFIKWLGVGAALAFLPLVTLIGFGVMGFAPTLAVLIVFQVARRAGNFAIQRPAREALFTVLGRSDKYKAKNFSDTFVYRLGDQVGAWSYTWMGVFGLGLSGLAFSMVPLSLAWLALAGWLGRQYLTKEKVKTP
- a CDS encoding aldo/keto reductase, whose protein sequence is MISRRDFLATTAGVGATLSLTPRLLDALAQGQLIQRAIPSTGEKIPVIGLGSSATFSSVARSEDVTALREVFKAMTDRGASVFDTAPSYGASEEVAGKLVNEMGIANKMFWATKLNVAGRGGGTADVAAAKAQVEQSFARFKRAKIDLIQVHNMADPPTQLGVLQEYKKAGKVRYVGITTTSDSQYGLLESVMRNEPLDFIGIDYAADNRGVEDKILPLAQERKIGVLVYAPFGRTSLFSRAANTPVPEFAKEFGAATYAQFFLKFILAHPAVTAITPATSKATNMIDNIGGGIGKLPTAAQREQIIKFVDALPPARR